AAGGACGCCATATCTGCAGTCCAGAACCTGCTGAACATGAACATCATTGAACTGGATAAGGACGGGAATTTCCGTCCAGATCAGTCGCTTACCCGTATGGAGGCTGCAAGCATGATCTTCAATGCACTTGAATTTGTGGATAAACACGGCAATGGCGGCTCGACAGAGCCAGCTCCAACCAATCCAGGTGAGGGCCAACAAGCGATTGTACCTGAAGTAACAACGACGAAGGTTGATGACAAAACAACCAAAGTTAAACTCAGTGCTGAAATGCCGCACCCTGGTTATGGATTGAAGATTGATGATGTGAAATTGGAGAAGGATGGACGCGCTATCGTGCTCTATTCCATTATTCAACCTGATCCAGACATGATGTATCCGATGGTTATCACAAATGTGACTGCAGAAACGGATATCCCAACAGGGTATACGGCAGAAGCTCAACCTTCTGGCAAGTAAATTCACTGCAAACCCTACAAACTGAACATGGATAAAACGGATGTGTATCTTCAAAACCACTCTCCATACATGTATGGAGAGTGGTTTTTTATTTGAGTTGAAACTGTACACAGGTTTTCATATGATCATTTATATTACATGTAGTGTAATTAATTTTGTCATTTTTTATGAATTAAATGGATAGCTCCTTAGGTTATAAAGCCAGTTCGTGTTAGCGGAATGGCTTTTTTTAATGGTCTTTTCCGAAATATCTACTGTTTTCAAATTCCACACCTTGTGCAAAATCTACATATATGACTCCAAATTACTAGTGTTTATAAGCGTTTATGTATCCTGAAGGTAAAGATAAAAACAACATATATACGAAAGAGGGAGGAGAAATATAGAATAAAGGCAAGCCATTACAGGCTCGTAGTGCGCGAGAGATATATGATAGATAATATTACATTGTATCACATCGGTAAAACCTTGAAACCTGCAAACTTTAGAATTCAGTATGATGGCTGTAGACATCAATACCGTGTCCCATGCGTATATGTGGGTTTTGACTTTAAGGTCTGTTTTCTAACCTAAGTTCGGATCTGACATCTTTCAAGTTCATGTGATGAGACTCTCAATGACAACTACAGGAGGGAAACAGGTCAAATTCTACATGTTTTAAAACCCCGAAATGACAATGACAAGCTGGCAACAAAAGTGTAAACCCCTGTTGTAACAGTATATTCCGTGATTTTAGAAGTGAAGATTGAAATGGCATATTTACGGATTAGGAAATGAACCATAAACTCGGTATGTAAGCGTTACCAAAAAAGGAGGAAACAACTGATGCAACCAGATGGGAAGTCCGCCTTGTCGCAAAACTTATCGGTATACACGAATCCGAGCAGTAAGAAAAATAAATTATGGAGAAGGACGATTCGGAACTGGGAGTTGTATCTGTTTATTGCACCAGCCTTTCTATACTTTCTGATATTCCATTATGGTCCGATGTACGGCATACAAATTGCATTTAAAAACTTCATCCCAACGCTTGGTGTCACAGGAAGCCCATGGGTCGGATTCGATCATTTCATCCGTTTCTTCAATTCGTATTATTTCTGGGATCTACTATGGAATACCCTTAGCATCAGCTTGTATGAGCTGGCTATAGGTTTTCCACTGCCGATTATTCTGGCGTTAGCGTTCAATGAAGTGAAGGATTCCTTCTTCAAGCGTACTGTGCAGACCGTCACGTATGCACCGCATTTCATTTCGGTCGTGGTGATGTCGGGGATGATCATTACCTTTTTATCACCCTCGTCAGGCATGATTGTCAATTTGGTACAGGCCCTTGGATTCCAGGCACCT
This Paenibacillus xylanexedens DNA region includes the following protein-coding sequences:
- a CDS encoding ABC transporter permease, which produces MQPDGKSALSQNLSVYTNPSSKKNKLWRRTIRNWELYLFIAPAFLYFLIFHYGPMYGIQIAFKNFIPTLGVTGSPWVGFDHFIRFFNSYYFWDLLWNTLSISLYELAIGFPLPIILALAFNEVKDSFFKRTVQTVTYAPHFISVVVMSGMIITFLSPSSGMIVNLVQALGFQAPQFLTDPAWFKTVYVLSGVWQSAGWGTIIYLAALSGVDPQLHEAAVVDGASRFKRILHINIPAIIPTITILLILNMGSILGVGFEKILLLQNPLNMGSSDVISTFVYRSGLVDAQYSFSTAVGLFNSVVNAILLITVNQIARRTSENSLW